Part of the Mixophyes fleayi isolate aMixFle1 chromosome 12, aMixFle1.hap1, whole genome shotgun sequence genome is shown below.
GTAATACAGGCTGAAATCAGGGCTGGCAGAGATCAAGGTTAAATTCGGTAAAAAAGGTCAAGGGCAGGACAGGAAGAGGTGAAAAGCAAATCTAGATAAAAAGTCAAACCACAATTTAGGACACCACAGCAGGTTAGTTAACAAAAAGTATTCATAGCACATTAgcttagtgttaggaacccctccagccggcacaacacaacccggagtctactctgccaatcaggtgttcactggagcccctgatggtggggacagactgggctgcagactgacagagggtcgtgaagtgtgtactggctggggagaacccaggcaagcggagtgaggtccacgcagaggtcaagggccggcagcaggtagcaagtccagttaacaggccggggtcaagggtcacaggcaaacaggagaaactgtaaacaggccaaaggtcagggtcacgggatacacaagcgaagtccaaatccaagccaagggtcatacacgagaggtcagcagaatacaatacaccggaacaggaacaggaacaagcaggtcagcaaactgtgagacagaagctataaccggcagtgaggctgcagacctcactgccttaaatactagtggccaccaatcagagcctagctctgaatcacacacagccccctgcatgattaatgtgccaagcattaatcagcccacaggcttgttaaatcaagccacaggttagtttaacttctgcgcatgcgcatatTTGTATCCAACAATGCAATTTGTACTTTAAGGATAGCAATCCTCTAGCCAAGCCATCTTGGAGGAAAAAATGTACCTATAGATGGATTGATTACTCATTCTTCTGATTGCACCATTTTGTGAAGGTGTTCCAGGCTCTGTAATATGCCTTGGATGTGTAGTCTTTTCTGGTCTCCAGTGTAGAGATTACGTTCTCTCTTTAGGAGTGGTCATGCAGCAGCTAAGCCATCACTCTCTGGAACCCTGGATTCATATTGCATATCTTATATTGTTTTAAAAGAGCTGGACATGCTGACAGATGTCATAGCTGGTTCCCTGCTACATACAATACTTGTGTAAACCCCACTGTGCAGTCAAGTAGAGAACTATTATTCTTACGTAGCCCCTTTTTTATGGGACCTAAGAGACCTTGGGTATTGGTGGGATTACATAGACTAGACTGAAAAGCCAATTTGATGTTAAGACATTCTGTCTCTTCTTTTTGGCCTGTGTATCTGGAAAATAACCTCCTCACCTTGGTGTTCTCCCCTGTCACCATCTGGTCTATTTGGGGTGACCCCCATTTCTCTGTTATCTTGTTGAATACCTGATTACTTAACATCTGCTCTGCTGGATGCAGAATATGGCGACTGAGGAAAACCGCTGTAAATTGTTGGTCCGGCTATGTGCATTGCTGACAGCCATTCTAAATTGCTTTCTGCTGATGTTAACAGGGGCCTTACTGTCTGCATCATAACCTATAAGGTGGATTTTTCCATCTACCACCATCCTTGTGCAATAGGCACCTGTTGTAGTGAAAATTAGACTAGTCACTATTGAATACCTGCCTCTTCCTAAAGGTGCAGTCTGTGGACCACCTCTGTAAGTCCAGTCTAACAATGCTACATTTCCTCAAATGCCCTTCCTTAAATAACACAAGGCTCCATTTATACAATAACTACTAAAGAGTGTAGTGTAAAGGTGGGCACCGCTCCCTGGAATGTACTCATGAATGTACATGCCACCGGACAGTTCAGGAGCCAAGTAATTTCCCACCGCCTGACAGCGGTATCACAGCACACAAAACTGAAacctttatatattaaaaaaaaacaaaaaaaaacaccatctGCCTGACTTTGCATAAGGACATGAAAATAAGGCCCCTTATCTCTCCTTTTGCCATATGTACCTTCCAGAAGTGTCTTCTTTTTCTGTCCTGACTAAAAAAAACAGTAGGTATTAGCCCTATTGTTGTGTGCGTATATTTTGTTACAAAAATAAACCTTGATTGCAAAATATAGTGTGAGTGGGGAGTCCTAAAACAATCAGTATTCTAAATACATGATAGGCTATATCAGAGGGAGGTGAGGGTGGCGGGAGTATCTTCTAAAAGGGCTAGAATCATGGGATCCAAGGGGTTTACTATTTGAATAAATGCTTTGGTTGACATATCCTTACAGTTGCAATATCTAATCACCTGACAAAAGCAGTACAGGTGTACAGTCTCCGCCTTTCTCTCGGACATTAACATTGACTAGTTTCTGAACTGGAGACCAAGTCAACAGTATTGACTAATTTACACAAGCACTTTAATAAGAGAAAGATTTGGAGATTCCTCTCCACCTACTGTCTTGCTTTAAATTTATTCCCCACAAAGGCAATGtcccagtagactgctggtcataggtcagttcatttgatcttctttcaaaggagggggcaactcactccaactgcatATGTGTTTTCCCACCAAATAActggtttaaactgacccataagaagagtgcttttgagtattaatctcatattgctcataactaagGACTTCATTTAGGGTCAAGTACAAATTGAACTTACTTGgagttgcacgtatcttaagattttatatttttttttaatgtgtgttaaacaaatatcaaaaaaataaataagaacccCTGCATGTATTAAGCAGCCGTGCTCATTGTCTGGACTAGTTACAGATGCCACCCACACAGCACCAGGCTATTACAGTGTGGAGTCTCTCTCATGGTGAGAATCGGACCTAGCCTGTTCAGCCCCAGGGAATAGGGGACACAGAATTAATATGCCTCCAATCCCCAAGGAAAAACATGATAAGACTGGGGCTTATCCAAACACACCTGGGCAGTGGGCGAtaatgtaaaaatttaaaaaaatgtttaaatatgtgGCACTACTAGCCCTGGCAGTCAAACTGCtgaggcatgctggcacttgggtatgctggtgcttgccaAACTACAAGTACTTTAAGACTGCGAGtgtttgctgggaccagtagtgcaaaatattaaaattgttacCAGAGCATACAGGCCTGTTGAGCCACATTGCAAATTACTGAAAAAGAAAAACCAAACCCACACGTCCCTTATTAAAATTCCCTTATTTGAATAAAGATACACCCAATCCCTCAGTTTCCTTATGACTTGGTGTCGAAATCTATAGTAATCCAATTATTAAAGCTCAAAAAATATCCTGTTAGACGAACAAATTGCTCCTACCGTAGCCGCAACGCAGAAGGCAGGTCAATATGATAAACCATGAACCCTGCACTGAGTATTTAGTCAATGAATATGCCAGAAGGAACCACAACATGAAAGTACTGGCAATatcattatctatctatttatatagtgccaccaattccgcagcgctgtacagagaactcactcacttcagtctctgccccattggagcttacaatctaaattccctaacatgcgcacacacacagagagagataaaagtcaatttaatagcaaccaattaacctactagtatgtttttggcatgtgggacGAAATGGGAGCACCCggggaagcccacgcaaacacggggagaacatacaaactccatacagataaggccatggtcgggaatcgaactcgtgaggcagaagtgccaaccactatacttatacaaaataaagcaaataaaatctataattaaaatgaaaaacccACTTGATTTAACAGACTTAAATATGTGAGAGCGATCTTCACCTGGTAAAGAGAGAAATATGCAGTTTAAACAACATTCTCAGGGAAACAGTTTCCAAACCATAATTAACACACTTTCTGAATAAGCAGTTAATTTAAAAGTATGCAAGCTGAGTAATACTACGGTGCTGATGAGACCCAAACTGCGGAGTTATTAGCTGGAAGTCAAGTAACCAACACTGTCAGACCTCTGTACGAtccacaataaatataattatatatatatatatatatatatatatatacacacacacacaatttagtgACCTTTGGATATCAGCTTCCGATTGTCAGCGGAtcgaaaacaaaataaatattttttgcacGTGTGGGCTCCTCCTTGCGAAGTCCAAGTCCTGTAAGCCAAGCTAGCGTCCATGTGGTGGAATACTTCTTGTGCTTTACTGGACTTTCTGACGCATTTCGTCTCTGAGACTTTTTTAAATATCAGCGCCAGGATTTATGCAAACATTCGTTATTTGTTTGCAGATTTGTCAGGGACCTTTCTACAAGTAATCAATCAAGAGTGGCTTTGCTCCAATTGACCAGAGCTTGCCAATTTGCAATCATGACTACATGTGGGGTATCAACGAACCTCAGATACATTGCCCAGTCAGATAGGCTCTCACATGCTAGTCAATCAAACCAAAGTCGCCGATTGGTTTCTTGCAGACAGGCCCATGGACTGTCATCTGCAAATTGCTGCCTGTTAAGAGTAACTTGTACGTCGTATGGAAGGGACTTCTTTTCAACCATTGGCTTAtgaaaaaaagaaggaaaggaAGGCAGGAAGAGGATGATCCCAAAGAATTTAGGAGTGCAATAAAGATTAAAGCAAGAGATTGGgtgagtttattttaaaaaagaattTTGAtatagtgggtttttttttaacagtaaggGAGTGACATCTTTCACtcattttcaaatatatacaCAAGCGTAGGAATTTAGTAAATTAATAGACAAGTCAGTTTTAAGAAGTGTATTACAGATCTGTGGTTTTCCATTGTTACCTGATTAGAGAAGACATTTTTTGCTAAAAAACAGAAAAGTGACTATGAAGTAACGGCATTAAGCTATGGCAAAGGTTTTTCTTAATGTTGGAAAATTCACTGACTGTGAagatattgtatttatttcattCATACGAGTCAGGGGAAGCAGACCCAACCAGGACTAGGAGCATGGGAATTAGTTTTCTATAACGGTCACACAGTTTATTCTCCTCCTATCGGTTTTGATTTTATACacgaaaaaaataattcatagtgCATTTTTACACACCAGAACAAATATATAAGTAGCAATAGAAGTCTATAAAAGAACATGTGCCCAATAGAGCAATGTTTTATAACCTGGATTCACACGTGCTATAACTGGTGTACTTTTTCCTTCATTTCCCTTATAAACTGATGTCACTACATACTGTAAACTACTTCACCTGGAAAGTATTATAAGGTATCAAGTCCtttaaatatcaactttagagCATCCTTGGCACAAAACTGGAAGCCCCCAAACTTGCCCTTGTTGAGCAAAGTAGTTGCTAAAGTACAATTTAGTTTCGAGATGGAAACGATGGGTATGCCGtattcctcctctccttcctcacCTCTGATGAAGTGGTTTGCTTGGCATGTGTATACACCAGATGGTGAGGGGGCAAATGGAGTCCAAGTGGACCCGTTACTCCCCCTTCCCCCGTTTTCACTGAATGAGCCTCCTTCAGAATCCACGTAGACTGGCATATGTAAATGATGCACTGTGAGTGTGACCTCTATATTTTTGACATATATTGGACATATAATGTTGTTAGGTACATTATTACCATGTATTGTTACTCTGTCATTGTGCAAtgtgttcctccccactatgtaccacCCCTTCCCTTCTCTTTGTTTTGGCCTTCCCAACCCCCCTCCCTTCTTTacttttctgtaccccttaaatTTTGAAtgaaatactattgaagttaaatatcaactttagtgatatgattaaaaaaaaaaaaaaaaaaggaaagcgaAAACAAACCACAGAACAAACTTTAACTACCAAGTcatcttttatttcatttcactAAAATTTTAAATTTGGGGCATAATTAACCCagcccccccacaaaacaaaataagaaaaacaaacaaaaaacaaaaaaggtagGCTCTGAGAATTGTTGCATAATCCATCAATACCTCACTGGCACAGTTGGACTTGTTAAAGATTCATAGGGGCACAAGTGTACAACcaaaaagtcagtattttacttttgCTTgtcagttcaaaccaaaatttaatagaaaaagaaagaaggCTTTCAACATATGACCTTTTCCATATTGATCTAAAACACTGTCCCTTATGgcaataaacaaaacacaaaaccactatattacaaaataaaactcCCTCTACTGCCCGCTGTACATATGCGCATCTCCCGCAGCGTTTTATTTGCCTGCTTGCTGAGCCTGCCGACGGAGCAGTACATAAATCTTCTCTTTTATCCAATCTTTGTTGTAGGGCTGATAAGTCTGAGTGTCTGCACGGTACCTGTTGAAGATAGATAGAAGGATTTTCATTAGAACGGAAAATcaatcataaaaatatatatatataaaatatatatatatatatatttatgtgcttTGAGTCAACTGCCTGACCATTGTGAAGGTCCTTggaaaattttaaaaatacatagggAAAGGTGGATGGTTTGCACAACAGCAGCACACAATGTGATAGCTGTAGTACATGTCCAttcatataatgcaaaatgtcAATCAGTATAAGGCTACAATGGGGTTAAATGAAGCTGAAAATCAGGGTGATTGAAAGCACATTtttcctacattacaacaatttaaGACTCTTGAGCaaagcttaataaaaaaaaaaccaacaaatatCAACTCGGCTTTAATTTATCTGCCTTTCCTTATTGGATGATGAGATTATAGGAGCATCACAGATCCTTCCCAGCGCCTGGCATTTTTTGTTTAAAGCAACTTATCTGCGACATTTATTTGTGAGGACCGCAAATTATTAAAGCATGAAACAGGAACTCATCACACTTCCAGCTAGGTTTACAATAGGCCAAGGAGGCTGATAGAGATGTATTATGACAATATAAAGAATTGCTGCAACATTTTATCACTTTCCTTGGCACAGCTACATTTTCACTGGTTGGCAGATAGCGTTGTTGCTATACAAGAACAGATTTAGTCATATTTCTGGATACAATACCACCATCTAAACGGGCGGCAGCAGCCCATCTGACTAGAgcaatccccccctcccctcccaatgGCCCTCTTTCCTATCAATTAGAATGTCTCAGGGTAAagactataggcctgattcattaaggaaagtaaagcaaaataagcagtaaattttctcctggacaaaccatgttagaatgcaaggggtgcaaattagtttattattttgcactggctgtttattcatctagcacacaaatacttgatagcttatttttacactgaaatttaaagttgatctaggacatgccctaacccaactataaatctgtccccacattttaaagttaccttcccctccaatgcaacatagttttgccaagatgcaaagttgcACAAAGTTAAAGTGACTACAGTGTTGCCCATCACTTGTCTACAActtacattattttattcaaCAGTAAATAGCAAACACACATTTAACGATGACCTGGCAGGTTAAAAATAATGAACACAAACTTGCAACACTTACACCAGACAGCTAAGATCTGCTAGGTCATCGATGAAGTCAAACAGCTGACTGATATCATACGTGATGGAGGGACTGTTGGGATTCATTCTCTTTAAGTGTTCTTCATACATCTTACACACTCCTGCACAGAAAGGGAAAGGATATTATAGACCATTCTGAGTTTGGAATCACTACGGGTATTTAGTTTCATTTCACACACAATGAGTTCCTCTATCCCGGTAACAAGATACAACTTGAAATCCAATATTTATAACACATGTTACAAGACATACCGTGCTTTAAACAAAAGACAAACGGTGCACACTGAAGCAGATACAGGCAACACCACTATACAAATACAATCTATATAAAACATTTCATGTACAGTTTGTTACTATACTAATGTTCTTCATCTCATGATATTTTACATATTCACTTATTAATAGTTCTTCTAAAACAAACTACAGCTGTGATGGTGACTATGGAATTATGGGCAGGGAATACAAACCACGCAGCCTTGTTTCTTTACATAGTCACAAAACTGCTCagtcattttgtataattttcAATTTACGGAACAAGATAAAATACTCTGAAACTACTTTTTTCAAAGAGTGGAATTGGTACATATATCTGCCATCACGAGTGCCTAGTGCATCTGTATTCATCCAAATTAAACCAGGTATATCTATTTGTTCTGACAacttgtacccatttttttttttaaaaaaaaaacaatattaaacaagcGTTTGTTTGGATATGGAGCCCacttcaaaacaaaaaaatattttgttgaaagACAACTCAGCATGTAGGTGGGCCCCTAAGAAACTGTTAAAGAGACTAGTGTAGTGATTTTGACATGCGACTAACCATGTGTCAAAACCAGTTGATTATGATATTTATCTAGGCAGACATGTGAAATCGAGTTTATTACATACCTTCCATACATTCATTGACAGATTCATAATCTGCATATGTTCTTCCTTCAGGTCTCTTTGTAGGCTGGACAAGCAAGATTGTGTGAGACTGGAAGACAGAATGATAAGGATTACCAGTTACAATCATCATCGCATAACCaggttaaacattttaaaaatggtgTTAACAACTAGTATCATGCCCACCATTAAAGAGTAGAGAAATTAAACTAAGTTGAGAATGGTgagttcaacccacaaaatatgagaaaacaaaacagatataatTGAAAGTAAATAAATTGTTCACCCAGCTAAATACAAAATATAGCCATATACAAGTCAATACATACAATCATACTTAAAGGGATGTACACATTTGAAAATATTCCCTTAAGATAAATATATTACCAATTAATGGcccttattaaatataataaggTACCATTACTCTGTTTTTCACTGACATCAAGCATCACTGATGTTTCACAATGAATGGCAGTAGTTCCAACCTCTACTGAAACACTTAATTCACTTGTGATATTTTTAACATGATACATGGGCTCTACAGGGGCCGCAAGGTAGCCACAGCGGCAGCAGCTAATAATGATCTAGTGCAGATTACTACAGACCCAATACCAACTCATCACTTTAAGAAGGAACACCTGTGATTTACACCAATTATGTGGCTGTTTTAAGGACCAGGTGGTGTATTTATCTGACTTCTACATTTCATCTACCCTGGTTTAAATCAGTCACAAAACCTGTTTAAGTCATATGTGTTCCTTACTAAAGGGATGAGTTGGTAATTGATCTGAGCTCCTGTTGTAAACAGACAAAGAAGCAGGGCCCTCTCCAATCCAGCCGTTTCTGCACCCACAGATGCTTGTTAGTTATACACCTCGTCTAGCTTGCTTTATGCTCAACATCTTGCTATTGTTGCACATATACTTATTGCATATCTGCATATCAGGTGTTTTGCCTATTTGTTCTCTACATCTTTGTAATATGCTGTATGTCCAGACTGTACAACGCAAAAAAATGTTAAGGCCATATAAACAATAAGATATGCCATATCACATTTCAGTATAGGCCACAATAAAGTGTGCCTGCATAGCATAATACATTATGTGATGGAAGCCAGGCGTAAGCTTACAGCCATAACCCAGACAAGGCCTGCAGCAGTTGGCAGCTCAGCTCACAGTGATAAGCCTAATATCGGCCTTGTAGTGCTTTAaagaatgctttaaaaataaGGCGAGAAAATAGGAAACACGTAGTACAATCATACAAGCAGCTCATTAGATCCCAGATGCGTCTCTGCAGATGGTGTATATAGTACACGGGCCATATCGCTACGCACATCGGTCTGAAGATCCCGCTCATGACGGGCGACCAACCGCCATAGTCTCATAGAAACCACTGATAACGACGCGCATGGTGGCCTGGCTGCATGTTATCCCCGCAATACTCCGCTCCCCACAAAACTACCGCACCCTCATTATACTGTACCACTCACACTCACCATTTTCAGATCCTGCACACACCACAGATCAACCGTAAATCAGCCAGGAAGCGTCCACACAGGGTTCCGGCGGAAGTAAGGTCATACGCATTCCCGTACATCCGGAAATGAGGTCATACGCAGCAACGCTTCCAGGAAGTTTGAATAAACGTAACGCTGTCTGTGAATCATCTCGCTGCAAATGGAACCGCCCCTTGCGTAACGTCACATGTCCATACTGCCCTCCCCACTGAGCCCGCCCCTTGTCACACCGTACGTTACGTAACCCGGAAGAACTGTGAATGGTGACACCATGGCAGCGAGAGTCCCGGAAAAA
Proteins encoded:
- the ERH gene encoding enhancer of rudimentary homolog; this translates as MSHTILLVQPTKRPEGRTYADYESVNECMEGVCKMYEEHLKRMNPNSPSITYDISQLFDFIDDLADLSCLVYRADTQTYQPYNKDWIKEKIYVLLRRQAQQAGK